A part of Verrucomicrobiota bacterium genomic DNA contains:
- the ccsA gene encoding cytochrome c biogenesis protein CcsA, translating to MKARIPLILTALFAVWLLASMRLPGPKNGFDLTGFGQLPVLLNGRVQPLDSVARNSLLQIRAKQSVAWSDPGASKLKPPQTMSATEWLVEVLASPTMADTRPIFRIDSAEMQGMLNLSDERKHFSYQELKEKLEEIEKQARRVNDIDSTKRTPFEHQIMRLYNALMIYTRLKVSVKPEDSKDFAADLEQFKKAIGPGLAAAQAQEAKQTFDQKAVDALMKYVQPYHRMQEAAYPLIVPPLDPAKNRDGWANAGASLMETAQGGTVHPAMGFYAGLMSAYAKNDPAGFNRALADYNQWLTPNYQLELTKSHREFFFNHLQAFYKATVIYVVAFIFAIIALFNLTEWLRRSAFNLVALAWVMHTVGLGFRVFLEGRPPVTNLYSSAVFIGWGAVFLGLVLERFFPLCLGVVVAAAVGFVTQIIAHNLALGGDTMEMMRAVLDSNFWLATHVITVTLGYSATFFAGVLAVFYVLLGFFTRNLTPDRAGALSRMVYGVTCFAALFSFVGTVLGGIWADQSWGRFWGWDPKENGALMIVLWNAVYLHARWCGMWQERGLMNVAIFGNVVTAWSWFGVNMLGVGLHSYGFMDSAFKWLVLFVSSQAAIMVLAMLPEERWKSRTAEPAPVPVTDPEKL from the coding sequence ATGAAAGCGCGGATTCCTTTGATTTTGACTGCGCTGTTTGCCGTTTGGTTGCTTGCTTCGATGCGGCTACCCGGGCCAAAGAACGGCTTTGATCTGACTGGTTTCGGACAACTGCCCGTGCTGCTCAACGGGCGCGTCCAGCCCTTGGACTCCGTGGCGCGCAACTCCCTCCTTCAAATCCGCGCCAAACAATCCGTCGCCTGGAGCGATCCGGGGGCTTCCAAATTGAAGCCGCCCCAGACCATGTCGGCCACGGAATGGCTGGTCGAGGTGCTGGCCAGCCCGACGATGGCTGATACCCGTCCCATATTCCGAATTGATAGCGCGGAAATGCAGGGGATGTTAAATCTGAGTGATGAGCGCAAACATTTTTCCTATCAGGAACTCAAGGAAAAGCTGGAGGAAATTGAGAAACAGGCCCGGCGGGTGAATGACATTGACTCGACCAAGCGCACGCCTTTCGAACATCAGATCATGCGGCTGTACAATGCGCTGATGATTTACACCCGCCTCAAGGTCAGCGTGAAGCCGGAGGATTCCAAGGATTTCGCCGCCGACTTGGAGCAGTTCAAAAAAGCGATCGGGCCCGGTCTGGCGGCGGCGCAGGCGCAGGAAGCCAAACAAACCTTCGACCAAAAGGCGGTGGATGCGCTGATGAAATACGTGCAACCATACCACCGGATGCAAGAGGCGGCCTATCCGCTGATCGTGCCACCGCTGGACCCTGCCAAGAACCGCGATGGCTGGGCCAATGCCGGTGCCAGCCTGATGGAAACGGCCCAGGGCGGAACCGTACACCCGGCCATGGGCTTTTATGCCGGACTGATGTCCGCCTACGCCAAGAATGATCCCGCCGGCTTCAATCGCGCCCTGGCGGATTACAACCAATGGTTGACGCCGAACTATCAACTCGAATTAACGAAGAGCCATCGCGAATTCTTTTTCAATCATTTGCAAGCGTTCTACAAAGCCACCGTCATTTATGTGGTGGCCTTTATTTTCGCCATCATCGCCTTGTTCAACCTCACCGAATGGCTGCGCCGCTCGGCGTTCAACCTGGTGGCGCTGGCGTGGGTGATGCATACGGTGGGGCTGGGTTTTCGCGTTTTTCTGGAAGGCCGTCCGCCGGTGACCAACCTGTATTCCTCGGCCGTCTTTATCGGTTGGGGCGCGGTGTTTCTCGGGTTGGTTCTGGAGCGGTTTTTCCCCCTGTGCCTGGGCGTGGTGGTGGCGGCGGCGGTGGGCTTTGTCACGCAGATCATCGCCCACAATCTGGCGCTGGGCGGCGATACCATGGAGATGATGCGCGCGGTGCTCGATAGCAATTTCTGGCTCGCCACCCACGTGATCACGGTGACGCTGGGGTATTCAGCAACGTTCTTCGCCGGGGTGCTGGCGGTGTTTTATGTGCTGCTGGGATTCTTCACGCGCAACCTGACGCCGGATCGCGCTGGGGCATTGTCCCGCATGGTGTATGGGGTCACCTGCTTTGCCGCGCTGTTCAGTTTCGTGGGGACCGTTTTGGGCGGCATCTGGGCGGATCAATCGTGGGGCCGGTTTTGGGGCTGGGACCCGAAAGAGAACGGCGCGTTGATGATCGTGCTATGGAACGCCGTCTATTTGCACGCGCGCTGGTGCGGCATGTGGCAGGAACGCGGTCTGATGAACGTGGCTATCTTTGGCAACGTGGTCACGGCGTGGTCCTGGTTTGGCGTCAACATGCTGGGCGTTGGCCTGCACTCGTACGGTTTCATGGATTCCGCGTTTAAATGGCTGGTGCTATTTGTGAGCAGCCAGGCCGCCATCATGGTGCTTGCCATGCTGCCGGAAGAACGCTGGAAGAGCCGAACTGCCGAACCGGCCCCGGTCCCGGTTACCGACCCCGAGAAGCTCTAA
- a CDS encoding cytochrome c biogenesis protein ResB, with amino-acid sequence MSFKTIIAALGSMRVTVICLAAGMVLVLLGTLAQVNHGIYNVQKEYFQSLIAFWGPSGADWKIPIPGGYLIGGVLLVNLVAAQILVFELSRRRFGLQLIHGGLILLLVGQLFTDLFQVESHMRLTEGQPVNYSESSLYTELVLVDTSQPDRDTVVSIPEDELATGREITNPALPFTLRIKKHYLNSLVENRAGNEPGKPEATQGIGETVKVTPRPRAARMDERNVPASLIEVVAEGKSLGTWMFSLVLDSQPVQYAGKTWQVALRSVRVYKPFSITLLKFTHEKYPGTDIPKNFASRIRVDNPGTGEQRESLIYMNNPLRYGGETFYQGSYDPNDPRVSILQVVRNPSWLTPYIACILVGLGMCFHFMMHLMDFITRKFAASRKEGV; translated from the coding sequence ATGTCCTTCAAAACGATTATTGCCGCGCTGGGCTCGATGCGGGTGACCGTGATCTGCCTGGCCGCCGGAATGGTGCTGGTGCTGCTGGGTACGCTGGCGCAGGTCAATCATGGCATTTACAACGTCCAGAAAGAGTATTTCCAAAGTCTGATCGCGTTTTGGGGGCCGAGCGGTGCGGATTGGAAAATTCCGATTCCGGGCGGATACCTGATCGGGGGTGTGCTGTTGGTCAATCTGGTGGCGGCTCAGATTCTGGTCTTCGAGTTGTCCCGGCGTCGGTTCGGTCTGCAACTCATTCACGGCGGCTTGATTTTGTTGCTGGTCGGGCAGTTGTTCACGGATCTGTTTCAAGTGGAAAGCCACATGCGGCTGACCGAGGGGCAGCCGGTCAATTATTCCGAAAGTTCGCTCTACACCGAGTTGGTGCTGGTAGATACGAGCCAGCCGGATCGTGATACTGTGGTGTCCATTCCGGAAGACGAGCTGGCCACCGGCAGGGAAATCACCAATCCCGCCCTGCCGTTCACCTTGCGAATCAAAAAACATTATCTCAATTCCCTGGTTGAAAACCGGGCGGGGAACGAGCCAGGCAAGCCGGAAGCCACGCAGGGCATCGGCGAAACGGTAAAAGTCACTCCGCGCCCCCGCGCTGCGCGCATGGACGAACGCAATGTGCCCGCGTCGCTGATCGAAGTCGTGGCGGAGGGGAAATCGCTGGGCACCTGGATGTTCTCGCTGGTGCTGGACAGTCAGCCGGTGCAATATGCCGGGAAAACTTGGCAGGTCGCTTTGCGCTCCGTCCGCGTTTACAAGCCGTTCTCCATCACGCTGCTCAAGTTCACCCATGAGAAGTATCCGGGCACGGATATTCCCAAAAACTTTGCCAGCCGCATCCGGGTGGATAATCCCGGCACCGGCGAGCAACGCGAGAGCCTGATTTATATGAACAACCCGTTGCGTTATGGCGGCGAAACCTTTTACCAGGGCAGCTACGATCCCAATGATCCGCGCGTCAGCATCTTGCAGGTGGTGCGCAACCCCAGTTGGCTGACGCCGTACATCGCCTGTATCCTGGTCGGGCTCGGCATGTGTTTCCATTTTATGATGCACCTGATGGATTTTATCACCCGAAAATTTGCGGCCAGTCGAAAGGAGGGCGTATGA